The following coding sequences lie in one Arabidopsis thaliana chromosome 3, partial sequence genomic window:
- the AAE13 gene encoding AMP-dependent synthetase and ligase family protein (AMP-dependent synthetase and ligase family protein; FUNCTIONS IN: catalytic activity, AMP binding; INVOLVED IN: metabolic process; LOCATED IN: membrane; EXPRESSED IN: 21 plant structures; EXPRESSED DURING: 12 growth stages; CONTAINS InterPro DOMAIN/s: AMP-binding, conserved site (InterPro:IPR020845), AMP-dependent synthetase/ligase (InterPro:IPR000873); BEST Arabidopsis thaliana protein match is: AMP-dependent synthetase and ligase family protein (TAIR:AT3G48990.1); Has 81919 Blast hits to 74550 proteins in 3809 species: Archae - 1169; Bacteria - 53765; Metazoa - 3235; Fungi - 4485; Plants - 2227; Viruses - 1; Other Eukaryotes - 17037 (source: NCBI BLink).): MTATTTLKSFNYLSLINHRLNHNSYAILSSPLLPRSHPASTSFSNSGFRFFQSNHLFSSQSGSLMEVFKAAFSEASNSCDRIAIKADGKSYSYGQLTSSALRISKLFLKDDTTNGGQETKKYEGFGSLKGARIGIVAKPSAEFVAGVLGTWFSGGVAVPLALSYPEAELLHVMNDSDISLLLSTEDHSETMKTIAAKSGARFHLIPPVVNSTSETVACNQFQDDSFEAEGKFLDDPALIVYTSGTTGKPKGVVHTHNSINSQVRMLTEAWEYTSADHFLHCLPLHHVHGLFNALFAPLYARSLVEFLPKFSVSGIWRRWRESYPVNDEKTNDSITVFTGVPTMYTRLIQGYEAMDKEMQDSSAFAARKLRLMMSGSSALPRPVMHQWESITGHRLLERYGMTEFVMAMSNPLRGARNAGTVGKPLPGVEAKIKEDENDANGVGEICVKSPSLFKEYWNLPEVTKESFTEDGYFKTGDAGRVDEDGYYVILGRNSADIMKVGGYKLSALEIESTLLEHPTVAECCVLGLTDNDYGEAVTAIIIAESAAKKRREDESKPVITLEELCGWAKDKLAPYKLPTRLLIWESLPRNAMGKVNKKELKKSLENQE; the protein is encoded by the exons ATGACCGCTACGACAACATTAAAGAGTTTCAACTACTTGTCTTTAATTAACCATCGACTCAACCACAACTCCTACGCTATTCTctcctctcctcttcttcctcgatcCCACCCAGCTTCTACTTCGTTTTCCAATTCTGGGTTTCGATTCTTCCAATCTAACCATCTCTTCt CTTCACAGTCTGGTTCACTCATGGAAGTGTTTAAAGCAGCTTTTTCAGAAGCGTCTAATTCTTGTGATAGGATTGCGATTAAAGCCGATGGAAAGAGTTACTCTTATGGCCAGCTAACATCGTCTGCTTTGAGGATATCTAAATTGTTCTTAAAAGATGATACGACAAAT GGAGGTCAAGAAACTAAGAAGTATGAAGGGTTTGGTAGTCTAAAAGGAGCTAGAATCGGAATTGTGGCAAAACCTTCAGCTGAGTTTGTTGCAGGAGTCCTGGGGACATGGTTTAGCGGTGGTGTAGCGGTTCCACTTGCACTCAGCTATCCTGAGGCTGAACTCTTACATGTCATGAATGATTCG GATATATCTCTGTTATTGAGCACAGAGGACCATAGTGAAACTATGAAAACCATCGCAGCAAAGAGTGGTGCTCGATTTCATCTTATTCCTCCTGTTGTTAACTCAACTTCGGAAACTGTTGCTTGCAATCAGTTTCAGGATGACAGTTTTGAAGCAGAAGGAAAGTTTCTAG ATGATCCAGCATTGATCGTCTACACTAGTGGTACAACTGGTAAGCCAAAAGGAGTTGTTCATACTCACAACAGCATCAATTCCCAG GTTAGAATGCTCACTGAAGCTTGGGAGTACACATCTGCTGATCATTTTCTCCACTGCCTCCCACTACATCATGTTCATGGGCTTTTCAACGCTTTATTTGCTCCTCTTTACGCACGGTCTTTG GTGGAGTTTTTGCCCAAATTTAGTGTTAGTGGAATCTGGCGTAGATGGCGTGAATCATATCCGGTGAATGATGAAAAAACCAACGACTCCATAACTGTATTTACTGGA GTTCCAACCATGTACACTCGGTTGATACAAGGTTATGAAGCAATGGATAAAGAGATGCAGGACTCGAGCGCTTTTGCTGCACGGAAGCTTCGCCTAATG ATGTCTGGCTCCTCTGCTCTCCCTCGACCTGTCATGCATCAATGGGAAAGTATCACAGGTCATCGTCTTTTGGAAAGATATGGCATGACTGAG TTTGTAATGGCAATGTCAAACCCCTTACGGGGTGCACGAAATGCAGGTACTGTCGGCAAACCGCTTCCTGGTGTGGAG gctaaaataaaagaagatgaaaatgacGCAAATGGAGTGGGTGAGATATGTGTTAAAAGCCCATCTTTGTTCAAGGAGTACTGGAATCTTCCAGAGGTGACTAAAGAATCATTTACGGAAGATGGATACTTCAAGACGGGAGATGCTGGAAGAGTGGATGAGGATGGATATTACGTGATTCTAGGAC GTAATAGCGCTGACATTATGAAGGTTGGAGGATACAAGTTATCTGCCTTAGAAATCGAATCAACCCTTCTCGAG CACCCTACTGTTGCAGAATGTTGCGTGTTGGGGTTAACAGACAACGACTATGGAGAAGCCGTGACTGCGATAATTATAGCAGAGAGTgcagcaaagaagagaagagaggatgaGTCAAAACCTGTAATAACCTTAGAAGAACTGTGCGGTTGGGCTAAAGACAAGCTTGCTCCTTACAAG CTACCAACAAGATTGCTGATATGGGAGAGCTTGCCTCGCAACGCCATGGGAAAG GTGAACAAAAAAGAGCTAAAGAAATCTCTGGAAAATCAAGAATAA
- a CDS encoding Thioesterase superfamily protein (Thioesterase superfamily protein; CONTAINS InterPro DOMAIN/s: Thioesterase superfamily (InterPro:IPR006683); BEST Arabidopsis thaliana protein match is: Thioesterase superfamily protein (TAIR:AT1G52191.1); Has 298 Blast hits to 297 proteins in 61 species: Archae - 0; Bacteria - 6; Metazoa - 132; Fungi - 4; Plants - 150; Viruses - 0; Other Eukaryotes - 6 (source: NCBI BLink).) — MVDPTIHNTTTYLEEIAKGNGQTEFEILILKGLELIHVGKGILRCKLLVTDHVVGEDGSWNAGVITAVMDSIGASAVYSSGGGLHISVDLNSSFYSTAKIHETVEIEARVNGSNGGLKSAVIEIRRETSGEIIATGRLWMAPLSVKAIQNVSTLSKL, encoded by the exons ATGGTAGATCCAACGATCCATAACACGACGACGTATCTCGAAGAGATAGCAAAAGGAAACGGGCAAACCGAGTTCGAGATTTTAATCTTGAAAGGCTTAGAACTCATCCATGTCGGGAAAGGGATCTTACGTTGTAAATTACTTGTCACAGATCATGTCGTG GGAGAAGATGGAAGTTGGAATGCGGGAGTGATTACGGCGGTGATGGACTCGATCGGAGCGTCAGCTGTGTACTCCTCCGGCGGCGGACTCCATATCTCTGTTGATCTCAACTCTTCGTTTTATTCAACGGCCAAGATTCAC GAAACGGTAGAGATAGAAGCAAGAGTGAATGGAAGCAATGGAGGATTAAAATCAGCTGTGATTGAGATTAGAAGAGAAACAAGTGGAGAAATTATAGCCACAGGAAGATTGTGGATGGCTCCACTTAGCGTCAAAGCCATACAAAATGTTTCTACTCTTAGtaagctttga